TGATCGTAGTTGTTTTGAGCACATTTATTGGAGGCTGAACGTTGCGCTGTAACCGGCGCTAAAGAGAGACAAATTGACCCCCGCAGCATCAGATCTTCCTCAGAGCAGTTCCTCCTCGCTGAGGAAACGGTGTCACTGACACGCGCCATTGTGTCGCCTTTACCTGATATTGACAGCTTTGTCTTGATTTCAGCCGGGCTGGCGGTCTGGATGAGTTACCCCATCAGTCCTGCAATTTATGTGAATGAGTGATCCCTACTGGGGCCTCAAATGTCCAATTAAAAGAGTAAAGGTATTCGACTCTTTTTGCCactgggcctttttttttttttttctttttaatacgGTGTCCAGAAAGcaagtttaaatatttcaggctccctgtgtttttgaaacaatGTCTTTGAGATATTTTCTACACTGCATTGCCGTTGTTAAAGGGAATGCAACATTTTCAGTGCTGTAATTGCAgctggcactgtgtgtgtgtgtgtgtgtgtgtgtgtgtgtgtatgtgtgtgtgtgtgttcgtgcgtgcgtgcgtgcaggaCGAGCGGAATCAGGTGCTGATCGCGTACCTGTGGATAAGGCAGACGTGGCACGACACCTACCTGAAGTGGGATAAGGAGGCCTACGATGGCCTGGAGGTCATCCGTATTCCCAGCAGTCTGGTGTGGAGGCCCGACATCGTCCTATATAACAAGTACGCCTGTACGTTCTACGCAAACGCAGCCATAGCACACGTGTTGCAATCCACTGGCCGCAGCGTTTAAGCAGCATTCCCTTCACTGGACACCAGGCATGAGAAGGTATAGGTAGGCAGTGCACGAACACTAAATAGAGCATcttcaattttcattttctttgccgACCCAACGTTTTGCCTCTTTACGATCGTTTTAGCCCGTCAATCGTTTCCATAATTCTGTTCTGGCTCAGGGCTGATGATGATTTCTCTGGACCGGTGGACACCAACGTGGTCCTTCGCTACAATGGAGAGATCACGTGGGACTCACCGGCCATCACCAAGAGCTCCTGTGTGGTAGATGTGTCCTACTTCCCCTTTGACAGCCAGCAATGCAACCTGACCTTTGGCTCCTGGACCTACAATGGCAACCAGGTAGACATTACCATGGGCATGGACAGCGGGGACCTGTCTGACTTTGTGGAAAACGTAGAGTGGGAGTGCCTCGGCATGCCGGCGGTCAAGAACGTCATCATGTACGGCTGCTGCTCGGACCCTTACCCAGACATCACTTACACCGTCCTCCTCAAGCGACGCTCCTCCTTCTACATCTTCAACCTTCTCCTCCCCTGTGTTATGATCTCCTTCCTGGCACCACTGGGTTTCTACCTGCCTGCCGATTCTGGGGAGAAGGTCTCGCTGGGGGTCACCGTGCTGCTCGCCCTCACTGTCTTCCAGCTCATGGTGGCTGAGAGCATGCCCCCTTCCGAGAGCGTGCCCCTTATTGGTAAGGTTCTCCAGGATTTCCACCGCCATTCATTCTCCTGCTTGGTAATGTAATGCATTCTCCGCATGCACTTTCTTCTTGTATTAGTTGGTGGTTCAGCTGCCTTAAGCACTTACATGGTATTTTCTTCTCACACAGGGAAGTATTACATCGCGACAATGACTATGATCACGGCTTCCACAGCCTTGACCATTTTTATCATGAACATCCATTTCTGTGGAGCCGAAGCAAGGCCTGTTCCTCACTGGGCCAAAGTGGTCGTCATTGACTACATGTCCAAGATCTTCTTCGTGTACGAGGTGGGCGAGAACTGCACCACACCTCAGGCTAAGCGAGAGGAGCCGCACGCCAACGGCAAGCTGCAAAGACACAAAGATGAGAAAAACCACTGCTCGCACCACAGCAACGGCGACCGAAGGGCCCACTCGATCCCGCAGCCCTGCAGGACATACGAGGAGTTCGATCTGCCAGCCAACCTCAACGGCAGCTTGAAGGAGGAGCTCTGCTGCCCTTTGAAGGGTGGCACCCATGTATATACGTGCGGTCACAATGACGAACTCATGAGGAACGTTGAATACATCGCCAACTGCTTCCGGGAGCAGAGGGCCACCTGCGCCAAGGGGGCCGAGTGGAAAAAGGTGGCGAAAGTCATGGACCGATTCTTCATGTGGATCTTCTTTATCATGGTCTTCCTCATGAGCATCCTGATTATAGGCAAAGCCCCATAACTTTTCCTTTGTCTTCATGTTCCATAACACGTGTCCCCGTGAAACATCGCAAACGCAATTCACGAAGGCCGTGCATCCAAACTCAATTTTCCATTATTCCATAACTGCTTCTCTTTCTCAGGCTGAAAATAATGACTTCGTCTCCCTGCGAACAAAAAACCTTAACATCTCACATCAGCACTAGCAGttggcatttttaaaacaagggACCAACGGAAGTCATGCTatggaaatgcattttcaccCACATAATATCTCTCTTACGGTACgttaacagacacacacacacacacacacacacacacacacacacacacacacacacacacacacccgacaGGTTGCACTGCATTCAGGCCCAGCTGTCTGTATGCAGGGAAACCGATCCCCGATTTTCCTATGGCTGCTGAAAGTTCACAGGGTGAACCATATGCAGCGATGGGTATCTGGTTCTCCTCCTGCCGGAAACCCGATGCTCGCTGCAGACGACCGTGGCATTGCCAGAGGTTCGAAGCGCTGAATATTTTCTATTCAAAGTAGACGTTAAATTGTTAATGATCTGCTTTGCCTTTCGAAGTGGTGCAGAAGATGTAAGACAATCTGTATGAGCCGCAAATGTTCatcaataatgcatttttatgggACGGCCTAGGGTGCTTAATAAAAGACATATGAGAAATATACCATAATACTGCTAAACACCATACTTTTGCTTTGCACCGTAAGTACTAAATACGCACTAAATACATACTTGCCTATGTGACCTTATATGCCAGGCTTATTGGCATATTTTGCACGCAATTAAATCTGGTCCTTGACAAAAATGAGTTTTGATCCTACTCTTTGGGTTGccagtgttttttaaatcattctGAAGAAGCAAACAAAGTGTACTGGCATGCTGGAACATTCTCAATTAATATTTAACCATCGCCTGTGACAAAGCAGCGTTGATGGCTGACTTTAATAGTCACCTAGTTGAGGAGTCCAATACTGTTGGTAAAGGTTTTATGTCTCCGGTAAATTCTGCAGGATTTACCCAAGCTGTGAAAGATCCAGCACATTCTCACAATCATACAGTAAATCTTTTTATATCATAATTCTACACGCATTCTTAAGTTAGAATGTCGGAAAATAGAACATTAGTGGAGATCGACCGAAATGCGTGTTTGTCATAATAGTAGCATGTGGTGAAAGTGTTGAAAATACAACGAAACACTTTTTGCAGTCATATCTGAATATTATGGTAAATTAACAGATGAGAACACAAATAGTCCTCGcatcttttttaaaagcaagcagtttaataaaaaaatcagaaaggCAATTCAGTATTGTTCCTCTCATCAATGATTATGATCTTTTTGCCCAATAAGTTAGTGTCACTTGTACCATCTACTTCAGGGTCTGAGTGAAGAGAGGTCAGGATCTAGCTTTGCTGCCTCTGATACTGCTCTGCACTATGTGTACTGCTTAagtaatttcactgtatttaccACAGAGGTCAGGaatgttttttataaaaaaatttaaaaaaaaattagcagttTCCAAAATTCTGTATTACCTCAACCAACATGATAGTGTTGAAAGATTTCAGTCTGGAATTTACCCAGGTCGTTTAGAAACAGCATTTATCCGTGTTGTTGATGCTATTTTAATTCAATCTGATGCTGGGAATATCTAATTTATTATGTTGTTCGACTTAAGTGCAGTGTTTCATACTCTTGATCACAATATTTTCTTAGTGGTCTTTAATATCTGGTTGGATTATCAGGAATTCAAGTGTTTCTCTTTGTATTTATCAAATCATAGGCAATTTGTGTCGGTGTCCCTTAGTTTTTTGTTTAAGGTCAGAAAAAGTGTTCTCCAAGGTTCGGTCTTTGGTCCGTTGCTGTTCTTGCTCTAGATGCTACCATTCGGAATATCCAAAAATATAACAGTAGCTTCATTCTTATGTTTCACTGATTACAACAGTGGATGAGCAATAATTATATCCataaatcctgaaaaaaaattcaggtatGTGCAGATGGCAATGTTTAACCTgtaaactacatttttttagctgacacctttcttcaaagtaatttataatgttaagatacctataATTGTTAATCCATTTACGCTTCTGGGTGATTATAGTAaagtaattcaggataagtacttttcTGAAGAGTACTAAGCTGTAGGGGAGATTCAAG
Above is a genomic segment from Scleropages formosus chromosome 5, fSclFor1.1, whole genome shotgun sequence containing:
- the LOC108930810 gene encoding neuronal acetylcholine receptor subunit alpha-9-II produces the protein MQRILRIVGLILLLPKGARSAQGRFAQKLLNDLMENYSSALRPVEDTDRALNVTLQITLSQIKDMDERNQVLIAYLWIRQTWHDTYLKWDKEAYDGLEVIRIPSSLVWRPDIVLYNKADDDFSGPVDTNVVLRYNGEITWDSPAITKSSCVVDVSYFPFDSQQCNLTFGSWTYNGNQVDITMGMDSGDLSDFVENVEWECLGMPAVKNVIMYGCCSDPYPDITYTVLLKRRSSFYIFNLLLPCVMISFLAPLGFYLPADSGEKVSLGVTVLLALTVFQLMVAESMPPSESVPLIGKYYIATMTMITASTALTIFIMNIHFCGAEARPVPHWAKVVVIDYMSKIFFVYEVGENCTTPQAKREEPHANGKLQRHKDEKNHSNLNGSLKEELCCPLKGGTHVYTCGHNDELMRNVEYIANCFREQRATCAKGAEWKKVAKVMDRFFMWIFFIMVFLMSILIIGKAP